In Agrobacterium sp. RAC06, a single window of DNA contains:
- a CDS encoding type 1 glutamine amidotransferase domain-containing protein gives MKILMVLTSHDQLGDTGKKTGFWLEEFAAPYYVMKDAGADITIASPKGGQPPLDPKSDEPDAQTEATDRFKADQTAQQLLASTTPLSHIDPADFDAVFYPGGHGPLWDLAEDRDSIALIEAFAAKDLPIGAVCHAPGVLRHVKGKDGQPLVSGRKVTGFTNSEEEAVGLTEVVPFLVEDMLQERGGHYEKGADWSVYVMTDGKLVTGQNPASSEEAAKALLKLL, from the coding sequence ATGAAAATCCTCATGGTTCTCACCTCGCATGACCAGCTCGGCGACACCGGCAAGAAGACCGGCTTCTGGCTCGAAGAATTCGCCGCCCCCTACTACGTGATGAAGGATGCAGGTGCGGACATCACGATCGCCTCGCCGAAGGGCGGCCAGCCGCCGCTCGATCCGAAGAGCGACGAGCCGGATGCACAGACCGAAGCGACCGATCGGTTCAAGGCGGACCAGACGGCGCAGCAGCTGCTGGCCTCGACCACGCCGCTGTCGCATATCGATCCCGCCGATTTCGACGCGGTCTTTTATCCGGGTGGCCACGGCCCGCTCTGGGATCTGGCCGAAGACCGGGACAGCATCGCGCTGATCGAGGCTTTCGCCGCCAAGGATCTGCCGATCGGTGCTGTCTGCCACGCGCCGGGCGTGCTGCGTCACGTCAAGGGCAAGGACGGCCAGCCGCTCGTTTCAGGCCGCAAGGTGACGGGCTTCACCAATTCGGAAGAAGAAGCCGTTGGCCTGACGGAGGTCGTGCCCTTCCTCGTCGAGGACATGCTGCAGGAGCGCGGCGGGCATTATGAAAAGGGCGCCGACTGGAGCGTGTATGTCATGACCGACGGCAAGCTGGTGACCGGCCAGAACCCGGCCTCATCGGAAGAGGCGGCAAAGGCGCTGCTGAAGCTGCTTTAA
- a CDS encoding GNAT family N-acetyltransferase gives MPLILRDATPADLPAILAIYNNAVAETTAIWNETLVDLDNRRAWFDLRQTRGFPILVADIDGTIAGYASYGDWRPFDGFRASVEHSVYVEKDHYGQGLGKALMTALIERAKTGGIHVMVAAIEAGNKGSIALHTSLGFRLVGTHHEVGQKFGRWLDLTMMELKLA, from the coding sequence ATGCCCCTCATTCTCCGCGACGCAACGCCAGCTGATCTTCCCGCCATCCTCGCCATCTACAATAACGCCGTCGCCGAGACCACCGCGATCTGGAACGAGACGTTGGTCGATCTCGACAACCGTCGCGCCTGGTTCGATCTCCGCCAGACGAGAGGCTTCCCGATCCTGGTTGCGGATATCGACGGAACGATCGCCGGTTACGCCTCCTATGGCGACTGGCGGCCCTTCGATGGCTTCCGCGCCTCGGTCGAACATTCCGTCTATGTCGAGAAGGATCACTACGGCCAGGGGCTCGGCAAGGCGCTGATGACGGCGCTGATCGAGCGCGCGAAGACAGGTGGCATCCACGTCATGGTCGCCGCCATCGAAGCCGGCAACAAGGGCTCAATCGCGCTCCACACCTCGCTCGGCTTCCGCCTCGTCGGCACCCACCACGAGGTCGGCCAGAAATTCGGCCGCTGGCTGGACCTGACGATGATGGAACTGAAGCTGGCCTGA
- a CDS encoding ABZJ_00895 family protein produces MTSMLPGLLTRYVLVFVAAQLFIYLLVLVLDNFGWGDSLSSAGNVAVLMAAGSSAGTFVAQRLKGRPSWGLSLKLSALLAVVAVLIGSLILLAIVWVNGISGAELQLLAAQMGMTPVMATLVLAAVSLTLSFPMTLAGFRIGAGQVAKQIEKQAKMTGI; encoded by the coding sequence ATGACCTCCATGCTTCCCGGCCTCCTCACCCGCTATGTGCTCGTCTTTGTCGCAGCACAGCTGTTCATCTATCTCCTCGTGCTGGTCCTCGACAATTTCGGCTGGGGCGACAGTCTGTCTTCGGCGGGCAATGTGGCCGTGCTGATGGCCGCCGGCTCGTCTGCGGGTACGTTCGTGGCCCAGCGGCTGAAAGGCCGACCGAGCTGGGGATTGAGCCTCAAGCTTTCGGCCCTGCTTGCCGTCGTCGCTGTGCTCATCGGCTCCTTGATCCTTCTCGCGATCGTCTGGGTGAACGGGATCAGCGGCGCGGAATTGCAGCTCCTCGCCGCGCAGATGGGCATGACGCCAGTCATGGCGACGCTGGTGTTGGCGGCGGTGTCGCTGACGCTCAGTTTTCCGATGACGCTTGCGGGCTTTCGCATCGGTGCCGGTCAGGTGGCCAAGCAGATCGAGAAGCAGGCGAAGATGACGGGGATCTGA
- the trhA gene encoding PAQR family membrane homeostasis protein TrhA, whose product MTTDPFKFGRAYDLHELVADGIIHGIGVVFALVGATALIFYATVYSDYANIAASWIYGLGLIISLGVSFTYNMWPHSRVKWILRRFDHSAIFILIASTYTPFLIQGADRPLILALLIGIWITAFTGIWLKFRFPGRYDRLAILLYLGMGWSGALAMGPISEIIPGVTLTLIIVGGCIYSAGVVFHVWERLRFQNAIWHAFVVTAAIVHYSAVFTAISLG is encoded by the coding sequence ATGACCACCGATCCTTTCAAGTTTGGCCGCGCCTACGACCTGCACGAGCTGGTCGCCGACGGGATCATCCATGGCATCGGCGTGGTCTTTGCGCTGGTCGGCGCCACCGCGCTGATCTTCTACGCAACCGTCTATTCGGACTACGCCAACATCGCCGCCAGCTGGATCTATGGCCTCGGCCTGATCATCTCGCTGGGGGTTTCCTTCACCTACAACATGTGGCCGCATTCGCGGGTGAAGTGGATCCTGCGCCGCTTCGACCACTCCGCGATCTTCATCCTGATCGCCTCGACCTACACGCCCTTCCTCATCCAGGGGGCCGATCGTCCCCTGATCCTCGCGCTCCTGATCGGCATCTGGATCACGGCGTTCACCGGCATCTGGCTGAAGTTCCGCTTTCCCGGCCGCTATGATCGCCTCGCCATTCTGCTCTATCTCGGCATGGGCTGGAGCGGGGCGCTGGCCATGGGCCCGATCTCCGAGATCATCCCGGGCGTGACCCTGACACTGATCATCGTCGGCGGCTGCATCTATTCCGCCGGCGTCGTCTTCCATGTCTGGGAACGCCTGCGCTTCCAGAACGCCATCTGGCACGCCTTCGTGGTAACGGCCGCCATCGTCCACTATTCGGCGGTGTTCACGGCCATCAGCCTGGGCTGA
- a CDS encoding MAPEG family protein — MRFTILATFAALLTYCWFLLKVGQARKKFRVEAPKTTGNADFERIFRVQQNTVEQMVLFLPSLWIFGFYVSDMLAGLLGLSWTAARVLYAAEYYADAKTRGPGAALTFLIGIVLLVGGTVGALLGGA; from the coding sequence ATGCGTTTCACCATTCTCGCGACGTTTGCCGCCCTCCTCACCTATTGCTGGTTCCTGCTCAAGGTCGGCCAGGCGCGCAAGAAGTTCCGCGTCGAGGCGCCGAAGACGACCGGCAATGCCGATTTCGAGCGGATCTTCCGGGTGCAGCAGAACACGGTGGAGCAAATGGTGCTCTTTCTGCCGTCGCTGTGGATCTTCGGTTTTTACGTCTCCGACATGCTGGCCGGGCTGCTCGGCCTTTCCTGGACAGCGGCGCGGGTGCTCTATGCTGCGGAATACTATGCCGATGCGAAGACGCGCGGACCGGGGGCGGCGCTGACCTTCCTGATTGGCATCGTGCTGCTGGTCGGCGGCACGGTAGGCGCGCTGCTGGGCGGAGCGTGA
- a CDS encoding HAMP domain-containing methyl-accepting chemotaxis protein — protein MTIRLKLLACISLLTTVIVVISAFSFFTMNEQSKLANSIVADRVIPMEQLKVIADAYAVEIVDAVHKVRSGAFSVEQGQQSVDAAMGKIESKWAEYVATYLTPEEKAIADEFLKVQQEADAGVKELQALLVAKDMQGLASFADKQLYPTIDPLGTEISRLIELQIRVAKENLAAGNALKSMLTTLMVVLSVVAAGIAAFSIWTVTVGVIRPVSSITTAMDRLAHGDLDVAIYGEGRRDEIGVMASTVVVFRDNARERVRLEKEADDNRQAAEAERLAHERQQAVEAAEVHFAVERIGHALGELSDGKLTYRITEAFAERLDAIRVNFNDAVAKLEDAMRRVGQNAQVIAAGSGQIHAAADDLSKRTERQAASVEETAAALEQITTTIGETSHRAREAGRQVTETRGAAERSGSIVQRAVSAMQEIEGSSKEITTIITVIDEIAFQTNLLALNAGVEAARAGEAGKGFAVVAQEVRELAQRSASAAKEIRSLIGKSGDQVKNGVELVVATGKALDEIVAKVQAVSINVNAIVEASGDQATGLKEINTAVAVMDQGTQQNAAMVEESTAASHSLAKEAEALFQLIARFEIGGQSRPGEPGMRRAA, from the coding sequence ATGACCATCCGATTGAAATTGCTGGCCTGCATCTCCCTTCTGACCACGGTGATTGTGGTGATTTCCGCCTTTTCCTTCTTCACCATGAACGAGCAATCGAAGCTTGCGAATTCGATTGTGGCTGATCGCGTCATTCCGATGGAGCAGCTCAAGGTGATTGCTGATGCCTATGCGGTGGAGATCGTCGACGCGGTCCACAAGGTGCGGTCTGGCGCCTTCAGCGTCGAACAGGGGCAGCAAAGCGTCGATGCCGCGATGGGCAAGATCGAAAGCAAGTGGGCGGAATACGTCGCCACCTACCTGACGCCAGAGGAGAAGGCCATTGCCGACGAGTTTCTCAAGGTCCAGCAGGAGGCTGATGCCGGTGTGAAGGAGTTGCAGGCGCTGCTTGTGGCCAAGGACATGCAGGGACTGGCCAGCTTCGCCGACAAGCAGCTCTATCCGACCATCGATCCGCTCGGCACCGAGATTTCCCGGCTGATCGAATTGCAGATCCGGGTGGCGAAGGAGAATCTGGCGGCCGGCAACGCATTGAAGTCCATGCTGACGACGCTGATGGTGGTGCTGTCAGTGGTGGCGGCCGGCATTGCCGCCTTCTCGATCTGGACCGTCACGGTCGGCGTCATCCGGCCGGTCAGTTCGATCACCACTGCCATGGACCGTCTGGCGCATGGCGATCTTGATGTCGCCATCTATGGCGAGGGCCGGCGCGACGAGATCGGCGTGATGGCCTCGACGGTCGTCGTGTTCCGCGACAATGCCCGCGAGCGGGTGCGGCTGGAGAAAGAGGCCGACGACAATCGTCAGGCCGCGGAAGCGGAGCGCCTCGCGCATGAGCGCCAGCAGGCTGTGGAAGCAGCGGAAGTGCACTTTGCCGTCGAACGGATCGGCCATGCACTCGGAGAATTGTCGGATGGCAAGCTGACCTATCGGATCACGGAAGCCTTTGCCGAGCGGCTGGATGCGATCCGGGTAAATTTCAACGATGCGGTGGCGAAGCTCGAGGATGCGATGCGCCGTGTCGGCCAGAACGCGCAGGTGATCGCAGCCGGATCTGGCCAGATCCATGCCGCCGCCGACGACCTGTCGAAGCGCACCGAGCGCCAGGCCGCTTCCGTCGAGGAGACAGCCGCAGCGCTCGAGCAGATCACCACCACCATCGGCGAAACCAGCCATCGGGCCCGAGAGGCCGGGCGGCAGGTGACCGAGACACGCGGGGCTGCGGAAAGGTCCGGATCGATCGTCCAGCGGGCGGTTTCCGCCATGCAGGAGATCGAAGGCTCGTCGAAGGAAATCACCACGATCATCACCGTGATCGACGAGATCGCCTTCCAGACCAATCTACTCGCCCTGAATGCCGGCGTCGAAGCCGCGCGTGCCGGCGAGGCCGGCAAGGGCTTTGCCGTCGTGGCGCAGGAAGTGCGCGAACTTGCCCAGCGTTCGGCGAGTGCTGCAAAGGAAATCCGCTCACTGATCGGCAAGTCGGGCGACCAGGTGAAAAACGGCGTCGAGCTCGTGGTGGCGACCGGCAAGGCGCTGGATGAAATCGTCGCCAAGGTTCAGGCGGTCAGCATCAACGTGAATGCGATCGTCGAAGCCTCCGGCGACCAGGCGACAGGCCTCAAGGAGATCAACACCGCCGTCGCCGTCATGGATCAGGGTACGCAGCAGAATGCCGCCATGGTCGAGGAATCGACTGCGGCCAGCCACTCGCTGGCCAAGGAGGCGGAGGCGCTGTTCCAGCTCATCGCGCGCTTCGAGATCGGCGGGCAGAGCCGTCCGGGTGAGCCGGGCATGCGTCGGGCGGCATAA
- a CDS encoding DUF305 domain-containing protein, translated as MTYTRFAAMIATSTVVMFGLMYLNTYALDHVTYSQTRTWMAILMGAVMAVIMMGFMASMYKNQRLNAVIIAGSVIVFAFALWLVRSQETVDDVSYMKAMIPHHSIAIMTSARAHIRDPRVRELADEIIEAQVREIAEMKALIADLEANPIPAEAPDLAPNLETGKPQP; from the coding sequence ATGACCTACACCCGTTTTGCTGCCATGATTGCCACTTCGACGGTGGTGATGTTTGGCCTGATGTATCTCAACACCTATGCGCTCGATCATGTGACCTACAGTCAGACCCGTACCTGGATGGCGATTCTGATGGGCGCCGTCATGGCGGTGATCATGATGGGGTTCATGGCGTCCATGTACAAGAACCAGCGGCTGAACGCGGTGATCATCGCCGGCAGCGTCATCGTCTTTGCCTTCGCGCTCTGGCTCGTGCGCAGTCAGGAGACGGTAGACGACGTGAGCTACATGAAGGCGATGATCCCGCACCATTCGATTGCGATCATGACCAGCGCGCGCGCCCATATTCGTGACCCGCGCGTGCGAGAGCTCGCCGACGAGATCATCGAGGCACAGGTGCGCGAGATCGCCGAGATGAAGGCCTTGATCGCCGATCTCGAAGCCAATCCGATCCCGGCTGAAGCGCCTGATCTTGCGCCGAACCTGGAGACAGGCAAACCGCAGCCGTGA
- a CDS encoding type II toxin-antitoxin system TacA family antitoxin, with the protein MPLPDRKDYPISMRLPEADVAMIDRAAALKGRSRTDFVRDAAVRAAEEALMEQQLIRMTEEGFADFMALMAAPVEVVPELVEVMRRPAPWEAGYRAKD; encoded by the coding sequence ATGCCCCTCCCCGATCGCAAGGACTACCCCATTTCCATGCGCCTGCCGGAAGCGGATGTGGCGATGATCGACCGCGCGGCGGCTCTTAAAGGCCGGTCGCGGACAGACTTCGTCCGCGATGCGGCCGTGCGCGCCGCCGAAGAAGCACTCATGGAACAACAGCTAATCCGGATGACGGAGGAAGGCTTTGCCGACTTCATGGCGCTGATGGCGGCGCCGGTGGAGGTTGTGCCTGAACTGGTTGAGGTCATGCGCCGCCCTGCCCCCTGGGAGGCGGGTTACAGAGCGAAGGACTGA
- a CDS encoding GNAT family N-acetyltransferase: protein MALSAPEPLDDAHDLSAFSCGKPALDIWLKTRARANQENGFTVVIVVHDAGRIVGYYGHSPTAALPASLPRPIRTGQPPNPVPCLLLGQLAVDQSYAGHGIGTGLIKHALTRCVQGAALIGGRALIVNAIDEEARLFWTRRGFLPSKDDPFRLLRPISHIAAALEATEKHHG from the coding sequence ATGGCGCTTTCCGCTCCCGAGCCGCTCGATGATGCACACGATCTGAGCGCCTTTTCCTGTGGCAAGCCTGCGCTCGACATCTGGCTGAAAACACGGGCGCGTGCCAATCAGGAGAACGGCTTTACCGTCGTGATCGTGGTGCATGATGCAGGCCGCATCGTCGGCTATTACGGCCACTCGCCGACGGCCGCGCTGCCGGCGTCCCTGCCCCGCCCGATCCGCACCGGCCAGCCGCCCAACCCCGTCCCATGCCTGCTGCTCGGGCAGCTTGCCGTCGATCAATCCTATGCCGGGCATGGGATCGGGACAGGTCTGATCAAACATGCGCTTACCCGCTGCGTGCAGGGCGCAGCGCTTATTGGCGGGCGGGCGCTGATCGTCAATGCGATTGATGAGGAGGCGCGGCTGTTCTGGACGCGGCGTGGATTTCTGCCGTCGAAAGATGATCCGTTTCGGCTGTTGCGGCCGATCTCGCATATTGCGGCGGCGCTTGAGGCGACGGAAAAGCATCACGGGTAA
- a CDS encoding ATP-binding cassette domain-containing protein translates to MSENRTPLVEMRNVSISFGGIHAVDDASIDLFPGEVVALLGHNGAGKSTLIKILSGAYKRDNGDILVRGDFADINNPRDAKKYGIETIYQTLAVADNVDAAANLYLGRELRTAWGTLDDVAMEAKAREVMGRLNPNFQRFKEPVKALSGGQRQSVAIARAILFDAQILIMDEPTAALGPQETAQVGDLIQQLKKDGIGIFLISHDIHDVFDLADRVFVMKNGRVVGHARTEDVTKDEVLGMIILGKCPPGAVPGPGAMQTA, encoded by the coding sequence ATGTCAGAAAACCGCACCCCCCTCGTGGAAATGCGCAACGTTTCCATTTCCTTCGGCGGCATTCACGCCGTCGACGACGCCTCGATCGACCTCTTCCCCGGCGAAGTCGTGGCCCTGCTCGGGCATAACGGTGCCGGCAAGTCGACCCTGATCAAGATACTCTCGGGCGCCTACAAGCGCGACAACGGCGATATCCTGGTCCGCGGCGATTTTGCCGACATCAACAACCCGCGCGACGCCAAGAAATATGGCATCGAGACGATCTACCAGACGCTCGCCGTCGCCGATAACGTCGATGCCGCGGCCAACCTCTATCTCGGCCGCGAGCTGCGCACCGCCTGGGGCACGCTCGATGATGTCGCGATGGAAGCCAAGGCGCGTGAAGTCATGGGTCGCCTGAACCCCAACTTCCAGCGCTTCAAGGAGCCGGTCAAGGCGCTCTCCGGTGGTCAGCGCCAGTCGGTGGCGATCGCCCGCGCGATCCTATTCGACGCCCAGATCCTGATCATGGACGAACCGACGGCCGCCTTGGGCCCGCAGGAAACCGCCCAGGTCGGCGATCTCATCCAGCAGCTGAAGAAGGACGGGATCGGCATCTTCCTGATCAGCCACGACATCCACGACGTCTTCGACCTCGCCGACCGCGTCTTCGTCATGAAGAACGGCCGCGTGGTGGGCCATGCCCGCACAGAGGATGTCACCAAGGATGAAGTTCTCGGCATGATCATCCTCGGCAAGTGCCCCCCGGGGGCGGTGCCTGGCCCTGGTGCCATGCAGACGGCGTGA
- a CDS encoding sugar ABC transporter permease, translated as MADHSLATPAHGARASNVSALKRFFQATEIDTRLLGMVIALGFIWVGFDILSNGLFLTPRNLWNLSVQAASVSVMATGMVLVIVTRNIDLSVGSILGFVGMIMAVLQARILPPIIGFEHPMMWIIALSAGILVGTAIGALHGAIIAFLGVPAFIVTLGGLLVWRGAAWMVTSGATVAPMDTTYRLMGGGADGSIGVTASWIVGLVACLMIVLSILNTRRQRRRFGFPLRPVWAEYFLVASGCAAVLGAVWVANSYYMPVNLARRYAEENGIAWPEGGLQIGLGIAVPVLIAIGIAMVMAFITNRTRFGRYVFAIGGNPEAAELAGIKVKWVTVKLFALMGALCAIAAAISTARLNAATNAQGTLDELYTIAAAVIGGTSLAGGVGTIAGAMLGAIVMQSLNSGMVLLGLDTPLQSIVIGIVLVVAVWLDTVYRSRAK; from the coding sequence ATGGCGGATCACAGCCTTGCCACACCCGCGCATGGTGCTCGGGCATCCAATGTTTCAGCGCTGAAGCGCTTCTTTCAAGCCACCGAAATCGACACGCGCCTGCTGGGCATGGTCATCGCTCTTGGGTTCATCTGGGTCGGCTTCGACATCCTGTCGAACGGCCTGTTCCTGACCCCGCGTAACCTCTGGAACCTTTCGGTTCAGGCGGCTTCCGTCTCGGTCATGGCCACGGGCATGGTGCTGGTCATCGTCACCCGCAACATCGACCTCTCGGTCGGCTCCATTCTCGGTTTCGTCGGCATGATCATGGCGGTGCTTCAGGCCCGCATCCTGCCGCCGATCATCGGCTTCGAACATCCGATGATGTGGATCATCGCGCTGTCCGCCGGCATCCTCGTTGGCACGGCGATCGGCGCGCTGCATGGCGCCATCATCGCCTTCCTCGGCGTGCCCGCCTTCATCGTCACCCTCGGCGGCCTGCTCGTCTGGCGTGGTGCGGCCTGGATGGTCACCTCGGGTGCCACCGTCGCTCCGATGGACACCACCTATCGTCTGATGGGCGGCGGTGCCGATGGTTCGATCGGCGTCACGGCAAGCTGGATTGTCGGCCTTGTCGCCTGCCTGATGATCGTCCTGTCGATCCTCAACACCCGTCGCCAGCGCCGCCGCTTCGGCTTCCCGCTGCGCCCGGTCTGGGCGGAATATTTCCTCGTTGCCTCCGGCTGCGCGGCCGTTCTCGGCGCCGTCTGGGTCGCCAACAGCTATTACATGCCGGTCAATCTGGCCCGCCGCTATGCTGAAGAAAACGGCATTGCCTGGCCGGAAGGTGGTCTGCAGATCGGTCTCGGCATCGCCGTGCCGGTTCTGATCGCCATCGGCATCGCCATGGTCATGGCCTTCATCACCAACCGCACCCGCTTCGGCCGCTATGTCTTCGCGATCGGTGGCAACCCGGAAGCCGCAGAACTCGCCGGCATCAAGGTCAAGTGGGTTACCGTCAAGCTGTTCGCGCTGATGGGTGCGCTCTGCGCCATCGCCGCCGCCATCTCGACGGCCCGCCTGAATGCTGCGACCAATGCCCAGGGCACGCTCGACGAGCTCTACACAATCGCGGCAGCCGTCATCGGCGGCACCTCGCTTGCCGGCGGTGTCGGCACAATCGCCGGCGCCATGCTCGGCGCCATCGTCATGCAATCACTGAACTCGGGCATGGTTCTGCTCGGTCTCGACACACCGCTCCAGAGCATCGTCATCGGTATCGTGCTTGTCGTCGCGGTCTGGCTCGACACCGTCTACCGCTCGCGTGCGAAGTAA
- the xylF gene encoding D-xylose ABC transporter substrate-binding protein — protein sequence MKSVMKLMAATAVIVSLHSVANAEGLTVGVSWSNFQEERWKTDEAAIKAALEAAGNKYISADAQTSAAKQLTDIESLIAQGANALIVLAQDSEAIAPAIEKATAEGIPVVGYDRLIENPDAYYITFDNKEVGRMQAREVFKAKPEGNYVFIKGASTDPNSDFLYSGQIEVLKEAIDGGKIKNVGEAYTDGWKPEAAQKNMEQFLTANNNAVDAVVSSNDGMAGGVVAALEAQGLAGSVPVSGQDGDKAALNRVALGTQTVSVWKDSRELGKRAAEIANELAAGKSMDEIEGTVKFAGGPKGVEMNSFFIAPLPITKDNLNVVIDAGWISKEEACQGVAAGSVAACN from the coding sequence ATGAAATCCGTTATGAAGCTGATGGCAGCAACTGCCGTCATCGTGAGCCTGCATTCTGTCGCCAATGCCGAAGGTCTGACCGTCGGCGTTTCCTGGTCGAACTTCCAGGAAGAGCGTTGGAAGACGGACGAGGCAGCGATCAAGGCAGCCCTCGAAGCAGCCGGCAACAAGTACATCTCTGCCGACGCCCAGACGTCTGCCGCCAAGCAGCTCACCGACATCGAAAGCCTGATCGCCCAGGGCGCAAACGCTCTGATCGTTCTGGCCCAGGATTCGGAAGCCATTGCTCCGGCGATCGAAAAGGCAACGGCTGAAGGTATCCCGGTCGTCGGTTACGACCGTCTGATCGAGAACCCGGACGCCTACTACATCACCTTCGACAACAAGGAAGTGGGCCGCATGCAGGCTCGCGAAGTGTTCAAGGCGAAGCCGGAAGGCAATTACGTCTTCATCAAGGGCGCCTCGACCGATCCGAACTCTGACTTCCTCTATTCGGGTCAGATCGAAGTCCTGAAGGAAGCCATTGACGGCGGCAAGATCAAGAACGTCGGCGAAGCCTACACGGACGGCTGGAAGCCGGAAGCTGCCCAGAAGAACATGGAGCAGTTCCTGACCGCCAACAACAACGCCGTTGACGCTGTTGTCTCGTCGAACGACGGCATGGCCGGCGGTGTGGTTGCTGCTCTGGAAGCCCAGGGTCTCGCCGGTTCCGTTCCGGTCTCCGGTCAGGACGGCGACAAGGCCGCTCTGAACCGCGTCGCTCTCGGCACCCAGACCGTGTCTGTCTGGAAGGACAGCCGCGAACTCGGTAAGCGTGCTGCTGAAATCGCCAACGAACTCGCCGCCGGCAAGTCGATGGACGAGATCGAAGGCACCGTGAAGTTCGCTGGCGGCCCGAAGGGTGTCGAAATGAACTCCTTCTTCATCGCTCCGCTGCCGATCACCAAGGACAACCTCAACGTCGTCATCGACGCTGGCTGGATCTCCAAGGAAGAAGCATGCCAGGGCGTTGCCGCCGGTTCTGTTGCCGCCTGCAACTGA